A DNA window from Acidimicrobiales bacterium contains the following coding sequences:
- a CDS encoding nicotinate phosphoribosyltransferase: protein MPDPATDPLFVDLYELTMVDAFRHESMADTPSTFSLFVRDLPPGRGYLVAAGLDDVLRWLEEFCFDDAAIARLASLDVVSADFCDWLRGLRFTGRLRAVPEGTIIGASEPILEIDAPLAEAQLAETFLLNQITLQSNLATKAARCLYAADGRAVIDFALRRTQGTDAGMKLARVAAIVGLSATSNVAGAQRYGIAASGTMAHSFIQAHPDELGAFISFGRTFADSTVLLVDTYDTTRGVARAIDAARTLRAEGIEIRGIRLDSGDLAAQSAAARSELDAAGFDDVAIFVSGGLDEFSLSELVGSGAPIDGFGVGTSLGVARDAPALESVYKLVEVGGRPVRKKSTGKATWPGAKQVFRRADHLHDVLALAHETPPPGHSPLLDVVMDGGVRTDAGRADLADARERFMTDWALLPETARDLRSPVPTAVEPSGALLESTARIDAELAD, encoded by the coding sequence GTGCCCGATCCCGCAACCGACCCCCTCTTCGTGGATCTCTACGAGCTGACGATGGTCGACGCGTTCCGCCACGAGTCCATGGCCGACACGCCGTCGACGTTCAGTCTCTTCGTCCGCGACCTCCCACCCGGACGTGGCTACCTCGTCGCTGCGGGGCTCGACGACGTCCTGCGGTGGCTCGAGGAGTTCTGTTTCGACGATGCGGCCATCGCCCGACTGGCGAGCTTGGACGTGGTGTCCGCCGACTTCTGCGACTGGTTGCGGGGGCTGCGCTTCACGGGCCGGTTGCGCGCCGTCCCGGAGGGAACGATCATCGGCGCGTCGGAGCCGATCCTCGAGATCGACGCGCCGCTGGCGGAAGCGCAGCTCGCCGAGACCTTCCTGTTGAACCAGATCACCCTCCAGTCCAACCTGGCGACCAAGGCCGCCCGCTGCCTGTACGCGGCGGACGGGCGTGCGGTGATCGACTTCGCACTGCGCCGCACGCAGGGAACCGATGCCGGCATGAAGCTCGCACGTGTGGCGGCGATCGTCGGCCTCAGCGCCACGTCCAACGTCGCGGGAGCGCAACGGTACGGGATCGCCGCCTCGGGGACGATGGCCCACTCGTTCATCCAGGCCCACCCCGATGAGCTCGGGGCCTTCATCAGCTTCGGTCGCACGTTCGCCGACAGCACCGTCCTGCTGGTCGACACGTACGACACCACGCGGGGAGTGGCCCGGGCAATCGACGCGGCCCGCACGCTGCGGGCCGAGGGAATCGAGATCCGCGGGATCCGACTCGACTCCGGCGATCTCGCGGCACAGTCCGCGGCGGCACGGTCAGAACTGGACGCCGCGGGGTTCGATGACGTCGCGATCTTCGTCTCCGGCGGCCTCGACGAGTTCTCCCTCAGCGAGCTCGTCGGCTCGGGCGCACCGATCGACGGATTCGGCGTCGGGACCAGCCTCGGCGTGGCGCGGGACGCTCCGGCCCTCGAATCGGTCTACAAGCTCGTCGAGGTGGGCGGCCGACCGGTTCGCAAGAAGTCCACCGGCAAGGCCACCTGGCCGGGAGCGAAGCAGGTATTCCGGCGCGCCGACCACCTTCACGACGTGCTCGCCCTCGCCCACGAGACACCACCGCCGGGCCACAGTCCCCTCCTGGACGTCGTGATGGACGGCGGGGTCCGCACGGATGCCGGCCGGGCGGATCTCGCCGACGCGCGGGAGCGGTTCATGACCGACTGGGCGCTGCTGCCCGAGACCGCCAGGGACCTCCGGAGTCCGGTGCCGACAGCCGTGGAACCATCCGGAGCGCTGCTCGAATCCACGGCGCGGATAGACGCGGAACTGGCCGACTGA
- a CDS encoding HAD-IG family 5'-nucleotidase yields MSALPVPPERGIFCNRTLNLRSIQAIGYDMDYTLVHYRTEEWEREAFEHAARNLADRGVPTEELRFDPGATIQGLAFDLELGNLVKASRFGYVVRAQHGTRLLGFGETRDAYQGTFVDLSEDRFEFTNTLFSLSQESLFAQLVDLLDEGRLHASMGYQAVFELVTWALDESHTKGDLKARILADPDRFIERDPDLPPALADQRAAGKKLLLITNSEWPYTRAVMSYAFDPLMADGQTWRDLFDVVICSAAKPHFFSLPSPAYCIEDEDEYLLRPHVGPFTMGCAYVGGNAMAVESTLGVAGGELLYVGDHLFGDVHVSKATLRWRTALILREIEAEIAAASAFREDEARLEELMTRKAGLEAELARTRLERAHQEQDDRSDGDTGGRIETLNRELADLDTEIGPLAHAASTQMNETWGPLLRAGIDKSLFARQVERHADVYTSRVSNFGPVTPYGYLRAPRSNLPHDAIVRSMSVPLDDTVTYDRTGHDDD; encoded by the coding sequence ATGTCAGCACTCCCCGTCCCGCCCGAGCGGGGCATCTTCTGCAACCGCACACTGAACCTCCGGTCGATCCAGGCGATCGGCTACGACATGGACTACACGCTGGTCCACTACCGCACCGAGGAGTGGGAGCGTGAGGCGTTCGAACACGCCGCTCGCAATCTCGCGGACCGCGGCGTGCCCACCGAGGAACTGCGCTTCGACCCCGGGGCCACGATCCAGGGGCTCGCCTTCGACCTCGAGCTGGGCAATCTCGTCAAGGCCTCCCGGTTCGGCTACGTCGTGCGCGCCCAGCACGGCACCCGCCTGCTCGGCTTCGGCGAGACCCGCGACGCCTATCAGGGCACGTTCGTGGACCTCTCCGAGGACCGCTTCGAGTTCACCAACACGCTCTTCTCGCTGTCCCAGGAATCGCTGTTCGCCCAACTGGTGGACCTCCTCGACGAGGGCCGGCTGCACGCATCGATGGGCTACCAGGCCGTGTTCGAGCTGGTCACGTGGGCGCTCGACGAGTCCCACACGAAAGGCGACCTGAAGGCCCGGATCCTCGCCGACCCCGACCGGTTCATCGAACGGGACCCCGACCTGCCACCGGCCCTGGCCGACCAGCGCGCCGCCGGGAAGAAGCTCCTGCTCATCACGAACTCCGAGTGGCCCTACACCCGCGCCGTCATGTCCTACGCGTTCGATCCGCTCATGGCCGACGGCCAGACGTGGCGTGACCTCTTCGACGTCGTCATCTGCTCGGCGGCGAAGCCCCACTTCTTCAGCCTCCCCTCCCCCGCCTACTGCATCGAGGACGAAGACGAGTACCTCCTGCGGCCCCACGTCGGCCCCTTCACGATGGGGTGCGCCTATGTCGGCGGAAACGCGATGGCAGTCGAGTCCACGCTGGGGGTCGCCGGCGGCGAACTGCTGTACGTGGGCGACCATCTCTTCGGCGACGTCCACGTCTCCAAGGCGACGCTGCGGTGGCGTACAGCGCTGATCCTGCGCGAGATCGAAGCCGAGATCGCCGCCGCTTCAGCGTTCCGTGAGGACGAGGCACGACTCGAAGAGCTCATGACCCGCAAGGCCGGACTCGAAGCCGAACTCGCCCGGACGAGGCTCGAACGCGCCCATCAGGAACAGGACGACCGCAGCGACGGCGACACGGGTGGACGCATCGAGACGCTCAACCGCGAGCTCGCCGACCTCGACACGGAGATCGGTCCCCTCGCCCATGCCGCATCCACCCAGATGAACGAGACGTGGGGACCCCTGCTGCGGGCCGGCATCGACAAGAGTCTCTTCGCCCGCCAGGTGGAGCGCCACGCCGACGTGTACACGTCGCGTGTGTCGAACTTCGGACCAGTGACGCCCTACGGATATCTGCGGGCGCCGCGGTCCAACCTTCCCCACGACGCCATCGTGCGGTCGATGTCGGTCCCCCTCGACGACACGGTGACCTATGACCGGACCGGTCACGACGACGACTGA
- a CDS encoding amidohydrolase family protein — translation MRVRATILQTPAPGDLEVLEDHVLTVVDGRIESVLPAAEAGDDPCDVTLGGDSVLLPGLIDTHVHAPQWPQRATGLDLPLERWLFEYTFPLEARYADERFAAGVYGSLVRGLLSRGTTTAVYYSSIHEPATVALASACVEHGQRAFVGRVAMDHPEGTPDYYRDDGAAQGVAASHRSIEAIRALGAGARVQPIVTPRFIPACTDALLEGLGELAAATGVRIQTHCSEGDWEHAYVLERHGCTDAQSLANFGLMADHTVLGHATHLTDPDRALIAGAGAGLSHCPLSNSYFANGVFPARRNLDAGLRIGLGSDLAGGAEASLLRQCAHAVTVSRLLESGVDTEIAADRRGVAGARIDITTAFWLATAGGADLVGVDAGLLAPGRVFDAFAVDVGAGSAIGIVEELDDWDRIFEKVVRAGGGDVSRVWVDGREVAGSSRR, via the coding sequence ATGCGCGTTAGAGCGACGATTCTGCAGACACCGGCACCCGGGGATCTCGAGGTTCTCGAGGATCACGTGCTCACCGTCGTCGACGGGAGGATCGAGTCGGTCCTGCCCGCGGCGGAGGCCGGTGACGACCCGTGCGACGTGACGCTGGGCGGTGATTCGGTCCTGCTGCCGGGTTTGATCGACACCCACGTCCACGCGCCGCAGTGGCCCCAGCGGGCCACCGGCCTGGATCTCCCGCTCGAACGGTGGCTGTTCGAGTACACGTTCCCCCTCGAGGCCCGCTACGCCGATGAGCGGTTCGCCGCGGGTGTGTACGGCTCGCTCGTGCGGGGGCTGCTGTCACGGGGTACGACCACCGCGGTCTACTACAGCTCGATCCACGAGCCGGCCACGGTCGCGCTCGCGTCGGCCTGTGTCGAGCACGGGCAGCGTGCCTTCGTCGGCCGGGTGGCGATGGACCACCCGGAGGGGACGCCCGACTACTACCGCGACGACGGTGCCGCTCAGGGGGTGGCGGCGAGCCACCGTTCGATCGAGGCGATCAGGGCACTCGGTGCGGGCGCCCGCGTCCAGCCGATCGTCACCCCCAGGTTCATCCCAGCCTGCACCGACGCCCTGCTGGAGGGTCTGGGCGAGCTCGCCGCGGCGACCGGTGTGCGGATCCAGACCCACTGCTCGGAGGGCGACTGGGAGCACGCCTACGTGCTGGAACGCCACGGATGCACCGACGCGCAGTCGTTGGCGAACTTCGGGCTGATGGCGGACCACACGGTCCTGGGCCACGCGACGCATCTGACCGACCCCGACCGGGCGCTCATCGCCGGTGCCGGGGCGGGGCTCTCGCACTGCCCGTTGTCCAACTCGTACTTCGCCAACGGCGTCTTCCCCGCCCGGCGCAATCTCGACGCCGGGTTGCGGATCGGTCTCGGCTCCGACCTCGCGGGGGGAGCTGAGGCGTCGCTGTTGCGACAGTGCGCCCATGCCGTCACGGTCTCCCGTCTCCTCGAGTCCGGCGTGGACACCGAGATCGCGGCCGATCGCCGAGGCGTCGCCGGCGCCCGGATCGACATCACCACGGCCTTCTGGCTCGCCACGGCCGGCGGTGCCGATCTGGTGGGCGTCGACGCCGGTCTGCTGGCACCGGGCAGGGTGTTCGACGCGTTCGCGGTCGATGTCGGCGCGGGCAGCGCCATTGGCATCGTCGAGGAACTCGACGACTGGGACCGGATTTTCGAGAAGGTCGTCCGCGCGGGCGGGGGCGATGTCAGTCGGGTGTGGGTGGATGGTCGAGAGGTGGCGGGATCGTCCCGTAGGTGA
- a CDS encoding aromatic ring-hydroxylating dioxygenase subunit alpha — translation MSDDAHARRESALDEWFPVATTTSTARGTATPFELLEDRWLLLCDPDGAVSVVSDTCPHRGAQLSLGSYENGTVVCPYHGWNFDSDGLCVHQPAHPDRTPPAATRLGSARVTERYGLWWACVGSTPRDLPSFADHDADRAIVIEAARVDSSGPRIIENFLDQAHFPFVHAGYLGEVPNTEITRYDVAVVDGELRLSDCDVWQPRPWPTAETGAPVRYDYVVSHPYAAMLRKVPGGAEGDDGFSILLVASPVTETSCRVFRVVVMRADDVDRDRQQAFNQTILSQDIPVVESQRPRRLPLDSRAELHQPADAGSLAYRRWLRDRGVTYGTIPPPLDHPPTPD, via the coding sequence ATGAGCGACGACGCACACGCCCGACGCGAATCGGCCCTCGACGAGTGGTTCCCCGTCGCGACGACCACGTCGACGGCCCGCGGTACCGCCACCCCCTTCGAGCTCCTCGAGGACCGCTGGCTGCTGCTGTGCGATCCCGACGGCGCGGTGTCCGTCGTGAGCGACACCTGCCCTCACCGCGGCGCCCAGCTGTCCCTCGGGAGCTACGAGAACGGCACGGTCGTGTGCCCCTACCACGGCTGGAACTTCGACTCCGACGGGCTGTGCGTCCACCAACCGGCCCACCCCGACCGGACACCACCGGCTGCCACCCGACTCGGCAGCGCCCGGGTCACCGAGCGTTACGGACTGTGGTGGGCCTGTGTGGGATCCACCCCCCGGGATCTGCCCTCGTTCGCCGACCACGACGCCGACCGGGCCATCGTCATCGAAGCGGCCCGGGTCGACTCGTCGGGACCGCGCATCATCGAGAACTTCCTGGACCAGGCGCACTTCCCGTTCGTCCACGCCGGCTACCTCGGGGAGGTCCCCAACACCGAGATCACCCGCTACGACGTGGCCGTAGTCGACGGGGAGCTGCGCCTCAGCGACTGCGACGTCTGGCAACCACGGCCCTGGCCGACGGCCGAGACCGGCGCACCGGTCCGCTACGACTACGTCGTGTCACACCCGTACGCGGCGATGCTGCGGAAGGTTCCCGGCGGCGCTGAAGGCGACGACGGGTTCTCGATCCTGCTCGTTGCGAGCCCGGTCACCGAGACGAGCTGTCGGGTCTTCCGGGTCGTCGTCATGCGCGCCGACGACGTGGACCGGGACCGGCAACAGGCCTTCAACCAGACGATCCTCAGCCAGGACATTCCCGTCGTCGAGAGCCAACGACCCCGTCGACTCCCCCTCGACTCTCGCGCGGAGCTCCACCAACCCGCCGACGCCGGCAGCCTCGCCTACCGCCGTTGGCTCCGCGACCGCGGCGTCACCTACGGGACGATCCCGCCACCTCTCGACCATCCACCCACACCCGACTGA
- the add gene encoding adenosine deaminase has translation MADPVEYLRRIPKVELHCHLEGSVRAETAVELARRHSVTLPTYEPSELYDFDGIVEFLVAYVAVSRSIIDREDFARVTYESLEDQVRLGNLRYREMFFNPTNHYADGVSYDTCVDGVIDGIRAAETDLGVRCNLIVAINKSEPPADAVALVEQVIASPRDEIIGIGQDHLTPDNLETPQLFAEAYELAKRNGLNITAHAGEIDASTSADVAAALDLGCLRVDHGYHILDDEAVVARARDAGVVFTGCLHSSALLYGWDDFTAHPIRTMIAEGLRMTFNTDDPTMLNTDLGKEYAEGCPKMGLTNEQAEEIALTGVDASWLPDDEKAEMREEFLREMAELRSALL, from the coding sequence ATGGCAGATCCCGTCGAGTACCTCCGCCGCATCCCCAAGGTGGAGCTGCACTGCCACCTCGAGGGCAGCGTCCGCGCCGAGACCGCGGTCGAGCTCGCCCGCAGGCACTCGGTGACGCTGCCGACCTACGAGCCGTCCGAGCTGTACGACTTCGACGGCATCGTCGAGTTCCTCGTCGCCTACGTCGCCGTTTCCCGCTCGATCATCGACCGGGAGGACTTCGCCCGGGTCACCTACGAGTCCCTCGAGGACCAGGTCCGCCTCGGCAACCTCCGCTACCGCGAGATGTTCTTCAACCCGACCAACCACTACGCCGACGGCGTCTCCTACGACACCTGTGTCGACGGCGTGATCGACGGCATCCGCGCCGCCGAGACCGACCTCGGGGTTCGCTGCAACCTGATCGTCGCCATCAACAAGTCCGAGCCGCCCGCGGACGCCGTGGCGCTCGTGGAGCAGGTGATCGCCTCTCCCCGTGACGAGATCATCGGGATCGGTCAGGACCACCTCACGCCGGACAACCTCGAGACGCCGCAGCTGTTCGCCGAGGCCTACGAACTCGCGAAGAGGAACGGTTTGAACATCACCGCGCACGCAGGTGAGATCGACGCGTCCACCTCCGCCGACGTCGCCGCCGCGCTGGACCTCGGCTGTCTGCGTGTCGACCACGGCTACCACATCCTCGACGACGAGGCGGTCGTCGCGCGGGCCCGGGACGCTGGAGTGGTCTTCACGGGATGCCTGCATTCGAGCGCCCTGCTGTACGGCTGGGACGACTTCACGGCGCACCCGATCCGCACGATGATCGCGGAGGGGCTCCGGATGACGTTCAACACCGACGACCCGACGATGTTGAACACCGACCTCGGCAAGGAGTACGCCGAAGGCTGCCCGAAGATGGGTCTCACGAACGAGCAGGCCGAGGAGATCGCACTCACCGGGGTGGACGCCAGCTGGCTACCCGACGACGAGAAGGCCGAGATGCGCGAGGAGTTCCTGCGGGAGATGGCCGAGCTGCGTTCAGCACTGCTCTGA
- a CDS encoding ABC transporter permease, whose amino-acid sequence MILALIDNAFLSLIGTAIPASTVVVLAATGAMLGERVGVLNLGQEGLIGIGAVYAVIAVQTWGVSSPWVALLIGMVAAAVAGTLFAIAVVFFRANQVLVGLALALGGIGLSNQLGTNRNGTPITTLFREVNPGGGLDDGGILEAFLHHDPVVYVAYLFLPAVLWFVLTRTRHGMNMRAVGENPAAADAVGVSVVWSRLGYTILGAAISGAGGAYMVLSFTPTWSPDIARGRGWVALAVVIFASWKPGRVVAGALLYGTMISLGTTAQARGWNLPFLGSSDLSFFLSMLPYLVTLVAILIPAGAAKIGRRVRSNRAPAALAVPYSREER is encoded by the coding sequence ATGATCCTCGCGCTGATCGACAACGCCTTCCTCAGCCTCATCGGCACAGCCATCCCTGCGAGCACCGTCGTCGTCCTCGCCGCCACCGGCGCCATGCTCGGCGAACGCGTCGGCGTGCTGAACCTGGGCCAGGAAGGCCTCATCGGCATCGGCGCGGTGTACGCGGTCATCGCCGTACAGACCTGGGGCGTGTCGAGCCCGTGGGTGGCACTGCTCATCGGGATGGTCGCCGCCGCGGTGGCCGGGACGCTCTTCGCCATCGCAGTCGTGTTCTTCCGGGCCAACCAGGTCCTCGTCGGACTCGCGCTCGCTCTCGGCGGTATCGGTCTGTCCAACCAGCTCGGGACGAACCGCAACGGCACGCCGATCACGACCCTGTTCAGGGAGGTCAACCCGGGCGGAGGGCTCGACGACGGAGGCATCCTCGAGGCGTTCCTGCACCACGACCCCGTCGTCTACGTCGCCTACCTCTTCCTGCCGGCGGTCCTGTGGTTCGTCCTCACCCGCACCCGCCACGGCATGAACATGCGTGCCGTCGGCGAGAACCCGGCAGCCGCCGACGCCGTGGGAGTCAGCGTCGTGTGGTCGCGGCTCGGCTACACGATCCTCGGCGCCGCCATCTCGGGCGCCGGTGGCGCCTACATGGTCCTGTCGTTCACCCCGACATGGTCGCCCGACATCGCCCGCGGCCGTGGCTGGGTCGCCCTGGCGGTCGTGATCTTCGCTTCGTGGAAACCGGGGCGCGTCGTGGCCGGTGCCCTGTTGTACGGGACGATGATCTCACTGGGCACCACCGCCCAGGCCCGCGGCTGGAACCTGCCGTTCCTCGGCTCGAGTGACCTCAGCTTCTTCTTGTCGATGCTGCCCTACCTGGTCACCCTGGTGGCCATCCTCATCCCCGCCGGGGCGGCGAAGATAGGTAGACGTGTCAGATCGAACAGAGCCCCCGCCGCGCTCGCAGTCCCGTATTCACGTGAGGAGCGGTGA
- a CDS encoding ABC transporter permease encodes MSTFRLERRLEADARQAALTRIGGAVAAMILSGLLLLLTGRNAFSIFWEALDAIFGSQRGIEGVALRAIPILMTALAVALSLRMRIWNIGSDGQFLFGAFAAVGVGIHMGGPGWLVLIVMALAATAAGAVWILVPAFARAYWDVNEIITTLLLNFVAVQLVAWASLGFWRDSEAAVTQSTEAVPYTLADLPGTDRLSIGLLVPFVLAGILWWIFRSTTIGYEIDTIGGNPRAAAFAGIRVRRRILLVMLATGGIAGLGGMLQLSAPGAQTLNSGFSAQFGLSGFIVAALAGAAFMGVIGGGLFIASMFYAGLVLQTKGLSVYIIFGIYGLILTGIALGEVAARYRLVRTQEAVAGEAVPA; translated from the coding sequence GTGAGCACCTTCAGGCTGGAACGCCGCCTCGAGGCAGACGCACGCCAGGCGGCGCTCACACGCATCGGCGGCGCCGTGGCCGCGATGATCCTGTCCGGACTGCTGTTGTTGTTGACCGGTCGCAACGCGTTCTCCATCTTCTGGGAGGCCCTCGACGCCATCTTCGGGTCCCAGCGGGGAATCGAAGGTGTCGCCCTGCGTGCGATTCCGATCCTCATGACGGCCCTCGCGGTCGCACTGTCACTGCGGATGCGCATCTGGAACATCGGCTCGGACGGCCAGTTCCTCTTCGGCGCGTTCGCGGCTGTCGGCGTGGGGATCCACATGGGCGGGCCCGGCTGGCTCGTGCTCATCGTGATGGCCCTCGCCGCCACCGCAGCCGGCGCCGTGTGGATCCTCGTTCCAGCGTTCGCGCGCGCCTACTGGGACGTCAACGAGATCATCACGACGCTGTTGTTGAACTTCGTGGCGGTCCAACTCGTCGCCTGGGCGTCGCTCGGGTTCTGGCGCGACAGCGAGGCGGCGGTCACCCAGTCGACCGAGGCCGTTCCCTACACGCTGGCGGACCTGCCGGGCACGGACCGGCTGTCGATCGGACTTCTCGTCCCCTTCGTCCTCGCCGGGATCCTCTGGTGGATCTTCCGGTCGACGACGATCGGCTACGAGATCGACACCATCGGCGGCAACCCCCGTGCGGCCGCCTTCGCCGGCATCCGGGTGCGACGCAGGATCCTCCTGGTGATGCTCGCCACCGGCGGGATCGCCGGTCTCGGTGGGATGCTGCAGCTGAGCGCTCCCGGCGCCCAGACGCTCAACTCGGGGTTCTCCGCACAGTTCGGGCTCTCGGGATTCATCGTCGCAGCCCTCGCCGGAGCGGCCTTCATGGGCGTCATCGGCGGCGGTCTGTTCATCGCGTCGATGTTCTACGCGGGGCTCGTCCTGCAGACCAAGGGCCTGTCGGTCTACATCATCTTCGGCATCTACGGCCTCATCCTCACCGGGATCGCGCTGGGTGAGGTCGCCGCCCGCTACCGCCTGGTACGGACCCAAGAGGCGGTTGCTGGCGAGGCGGTGCCGGCATGA
- a CDS encoding ABC transporter ATP-binding protein gives MTDTANPVAIEARGISKSFGGSPALVAVDFEATVGEVHALLGENGAGKTTLCNIFAGIYRSDDGEVLVDGERHDFKNPAQAIDAGVGMVHQHFRLVEPMTVAENIHLGWPETPHLINQRALVQRSRELMDEVGLHVDPTAKIWELSVGEQQRVEILRVLARGAHVLILDEPTAVLTSVEARELFAVMRRLVAGGRTVIFISHKLREVLEVSDRVTVLRNGIHQITRSAEGATPQELARLMTGEERELTIEHRAVTGDPVLVLEDVYASNDRGIPALHGVNLTVRSGEVMGIAGVSGNGQTVLAEVISAMRRVDDGTITVDGKPVQNKSVRWVTDLGIGHIPEDRIGVGMVSSAPVKDNAVLRNYWGDELSRGITLNRHGVIEFAKRLVEAGRVQTRSVFATAGQMSGGNQQRLVARREALVADRLLIAVHPTRGLDVHAAHEVQQAIVERRDADCAVLFISDDLDEVLLMSDRIAVMYEGRIMGVFDRADADRERIGLLMGGHADAETPT, from the coding sequence GTGACCGACACCGCCAACCCGGTCGCGATCGAAGCGCGGGGGATCTCCAAGTCCTTTGGAGGGTCCCCCGCGCTGGTCGCGGTCGACTTCGAAGCCACCGTGGGCGAGGTCCACGCCCTGCTCGGAGAGAACGGCGCCGGCAAGACGACGCTGTGCAACATCTTCGCCGGGATCTACAGGTCCGACGACGGCGAGGTTCTCGTCGACGGCGAACGGCACGATTTCAAGAACCCGGCGCAGGCCATCGACGCCGGCGTCGGCATGGTCCACCAGCACTTCCGGCTCGTGGAACCGATGACGGTGGCCGAGAACATCCACCTCGGCTGGCCCGAGACACCACATCTGATCAACCAGCGCGCCCTGGTGCAACGTTCCCGTGAACTGATGGACGAGGTCGGGCTCCACGTCGACCCGACGGCCAAGATCTGGGAACTCTCCGTCGGCGAGCAACAGCGTGTCGAGATCCTGCGGGTCCTGGCACGCGGGGCGCACGTGCTCATCCTCGACGAGCCGACCGCGGTACTGACCTCCGTCGAGGCCCGCGAACTGTTCGCCGTCATGCGGCGCCTCGTCGCCGGCGGGCGGACCGTCATCTTCATCAGCCACAAGCTGCGGGAGGTCCTCGAGGTCTCGGACCGCGTGACGGTGCTCCGCAACGGCATCCACCAGATCACCCGGAGCGCCGAGGGCGCCACGCCTCAGGAACTCGCCCGGCTCATGACCGGCGAAGAGCGGGAGCTGACGATCGAGCACCGTGCGGTCACCGGAGACCCGGTGCTCGTCCTCGAAGACGTCTACGCCTCCAACGACCGCGGTATCCCCGCCCTGCACGGAGTGAACCTCACTGTGCGCAGCGGCGAGGTGATGGGCATCGCCGGCGTGTCCGGCAACGGCCAGACGGTGCTCGCCGAGGTGATCTCGGCGATGCGGCGCGTGGACGACGGCACGATCACCGTTGACGGCAAGCCCGTCCAGAACAAGTCGGTGCGGTGGGTCACGGACCTCGGAATCGGGCACATCCCCGAGGATCGCATCGGCGTGGGCATGGTCTCGTCCGCCCCCGTCAAGGACAACGCCGTGCTCCGCAACTACTGGGGCGACGAGCTGTCCCGGGGCATCACGTTGAACCGTCACGGCGTCATCGAGTTCGCCAAGCGTCTCGTGGAAGCCGGCCGCGTCCAGACACGCTCGGTGTTCGCGACGGCAGGTCAGATGTCAGGCGGCAACCAGCAGCGTCTCGTGGCCAGACGTGAAGCCCTCGTCGCCGACAGGCTGCTCATCGCGGTGCACCCGACGCGCGGCCTCGACGTCCACGCGGCGCACGAGGTCCAGCAGGCGATCGTCGAGCGACGCGACGCCGACTGTGCCGTACTGTTCATCTCCGACGACCTCGACGAGGTCCTGTTGATGAGCGACCGCATCGCTGTGATGTACGAGGGGCGGATCATGGGGGTGTTCGACCGGGCCGACGCGGACCGCGAACGCATCGGCCTGCTGATGGGTGGCCACGCCGACGCCGAGACCCCGACGTGA